In one window of Mesoplodon densirostris isolate mMesDen1 chromosome 4, mMesDen1 primary haplotype, whole genome shotgun sequence DNA:
- the THAP10 gene encoding THAP domain-containing protein 10, producing the protein MPARCVAAHCGNTTTSGKSLFRFPKDRAVRLLWDRFVRGRRADWYESNDRSVICSDHFAPACFDVSSVIQKNLRLRLVAVAVPTLHRVSSPASKGQEEGDGAGGPEKGGEPQAVRQPEAAPGPACCTLLRARKRAAASQIAHENQVLQTQVHADNLSNDVTSVPTHCEEGPVHKSTQISLKRPPHYSVGIQAKVKVFGTRLCNATTQTDELWSRASSLFDTYSSDSETDEDWDIKSEQSDLSYIAVQVKEET; encoded by the exons ATGCCTGCCCGCTGCGTGGCCGCGCACTGCGGCAACACCACCACGTCCGGGAAGTCGCTGTTCCGCTTTCCCAAGGACCGGGCCGTGCGGCTGCTGTGGGACCGCTTCGTGCGGGGCCGCCGCGCCGACTGGTACGAGAGCAATGACAGGTCGGTCATCTGCTCCGACCACTTTGCTCCCGCCTGTTTTGACGTCTCTTCGGTTATCCAGAAGAACCTGCGCCTGAGGCTCGTGGCGGTCGCCGTGCCCACCCTGCACCGGGTGTCCTCCCCGGCATCTAAGGGGCAAGAAGAGGGAGACGGAGCGGGCGGCCCCGAGAAGGGAGGAGAGCCCCAGGCAGTCAGGCAGCCCGAGGCTGCCCCGGGGCCAGCCTGCTGTACACTCCTCCGGGCCAGGAAGAGGGCTGCGGCTTCACAG attgcacatgAAAATCAAGTTTTACAAACACAAGTCCATGCTGATAATCTATCTAATGATGTCACTTCAGTACCTACTCACTGTGAGGAAGGCCCAGTGCACAAAAGTACACAAATATCTCTGAAGAGACCCCCTCACTACAGTGTGG GTATTCAGGCCAAAGTGAAAGTGTTTGGAACACGACTATGTAATGCAACTACTCAGACTGATGAATTGTGGTCTAGAGCGTCCTCTCTCTTTGACACTTACTCCAGTGACTCAGAAACAGATGAGGACTGGGATATCAAGAGTGAACAGAGTGATTTGTCTTACATAGCTGTACAGGTAAAAGAAGAGACCTGA